Proteins found in one Chaetodon auriga isolate fChaAug3 chromosome 12, fChaAug3.hap1, whole genome shotgun sequence genomic segment:
- the LOC143329390 gene encoding transcription factor Jun-like, whose translation MEATFYDEAVNGPNSQHDGTTVYGFNPKTLKQTMTLNLNDPKNFKPQLSSKALDILTSPDVGLLKLASPELERLIIQSCSGLTTPTPTQFVCPKNITDEQEGFAEGFARALAELHYHQQGPAVHPDAQTGANSSMASGSAASESGGIPYSCTVRTDPPEYTNLGTFSRAVGSASAPANERHPSMSYPAAPQPSHNHMDHQLAAAQRSRLHALKEEPQTVPEMSGDTPPLSPIDMENQERIKAERKRMRNRVAASKCRKRKLERISRLEDRVKNLKSQNTELVSSANVLRDELALLKQKVMDHVNSGCQLILTQQLQAF comes from the coding sequence ATGGAAGCGACATTCTACGACGAAGCCGTGAATGGCCCCAACTCCCAGCATGACGGGACGACAGTGTATGGGTTCAACCCTAAAACCCTCAAACAGACTATGACCCTGAACCTAAACGACCCGAAGAACTTCAAACCCCAGCTGAGCTCCAAGGCCCTGGACATCCTGACGTCCCCTGATGTCGGGTTGCTGAAGCTGGCCTCGCCTGAACTGGAGAGACTGATCATCCAGTCCTGCAGCGGGCTGACGACCCCCACCCCGACCCAGTTTGTTTGTCCCAAGAACATCACCGACGAGCAGGAGGGGTTTGCCGAAGGGTTCGCGAGAGCTCTGGCTGAGCTCCACTACCACCAGCAGGGACCCGCCGTCCACCCTGACGCACAGACCGGCGCGAACAGCAGCATGGCATCCGGCTCTGCCGCGTCCGAGAGCGGCGGGATTCCCTACAGCTGCACGGTGCGCACCGACCCGCCGGAGTACACAAACTTGGGCACTTTCAGCCGGGCTGTGGGCTCTGCGTCTGCACCTGCCAACGAGAGGCACCCATCCATGAGTTACCCAGCCGCCCCGCAGCCGTCCCACAACCACATGGACCACCAGCTGGCGGCAGCGCAGCGCTCGCGGCTACACGCGCTCAAAGAGGAGCCGCAGACGGTGCCCGAGATGTCCGGCGACACCCCGCCGCTCTCCCCCATCGACATGGAGAACCAGGAGCGCATCAAAGCTGAGAGGAAGCGCATGAGGAACAGAGTGGCCGCGTCCAAATGCCGGAAAAGGAAGCTGGAGAGGATCTCACGGCTGGAGGACAGGGTCAAAAACCTGAAGAGCCAAAACACGGAGTTGGTTTCCTCTGCCAACGTCCTCCGGGACGAGCTGGCTCTGCTCAAACAAAAGGTCATGGACCACGTTAACAGCGGCTGCCAGCTCATTTTGACGCAGCAGCTCCAAGCTTTCTAG
- the tada1 gene encoding transcriptional adapter 1 has product MNATNAMAAHASELEIAKKNLTDAIGDNVKHYWANLKLWFKQKISKEEFDIEARRLLAQENVHVHNDFLLAILTRCQIIVSTPEGAGPLQWQGGSASKPGKPKGKKKCSSRQKFDHRFQPQNPLSAAQPFSPREVGGEEEELRLSAHTLLLPTRGQLEARMMVTAFELGLDNITEDAVNTMIYAVEHHLKDVLTAVITRRKAYRLRDGHFPYAFGCDVTPQPYLKNSLAAYHSVTECPPPSASLPAGPPPQVSPDEAEQQAVHLLACSAHMLPAPLPPISMFDLLEALQVHHGVMPSHTMYALNMERILSRLWHPSHEELEQDHVHRQRLAAKDSMLVS; this is encoded by the exons ATGAACGCGACAAACGCCATGGCAGCTCATGCTAGCGAGCTTGAGATTGCAAAGAAAAATTTAACGGACGCAATAGGTGATAATGTCAAGCA TTACTGGGCAAACCTGAAGCTGTGGTTCAAACAAAAGATCAGCAAGGAGGAGTTTGACATTGAGGCGCGTCGTCTGTTGGCACAGGAGAATG TTCACGTCCACAATGATTTTCTCCTGGCCATACTCACACGATGCCAGATCATCGTCTCCACACCAG AGGGCGCAGGGCCATTACAGTGGCAAGGTGGCTCTGCTTCAAAGCCTGGCAAACCAAAAGGCAAGAAGAAGTGTTCTTCTAGACAGAAATTTGAT CATCGCTTCCAGCCTCAGAACCCTCTGAGCGCCGCCCAGCCTTTCAGCCCACGGGAGgtgggaggtgaggaggaggagctgcgtCTCAGTGCCCACACTCTGCTCCTGCCCACGCGGGGCCAGCTGGAGGCCCGCATGATGGTGACGGCCTTTGAGCTGGGCCTGGATAACATCACAGAAGATGCTGTCAACACCATGATATATGCTGTTGAG CACCACTTGAAAGATGTCCTGACTGCTGTAATCACTCGGAGGAAGGCGTATCGGCTAAGAGATGGTCATTTCCCCTATGCCTTTGGCTGTGATGTCACGCCGCAGCCTTATCTGAAAAACAGCCTGGCTGCTTACCACAGTGTCACTGAATG TCCCCCTCCAAGTGCTTCCCTCCCCGCCGGCCCACCACCTCAAGTGTCACCTGATGAGGCCGAGCAACAAGCTGTTCACTTATTGGCTTGTTCTGCTCACATGCTCCCCGCGCCTCTCCCTCCAATCAGCATGTTTGATCTCCTGGAGGCGTTACAG GTTCACCATGGTGTGATGCCCTCCCACACGATGTATGCCCTGAACATGGAGCGCATCCTGTCCCGGCTCTGGCACCCCAGCCACGAAGAACTAGAGCAGGACCATGTGCACCGGCAGCGCCTCGCTGCGAAAGACAGCATGCTCGTCAGCTGA
- the angptl1b gene encoding angiopoietin-related protein 1b: protein MGPGTWSLFILLGLSFWSNSLALTKSPIFSRIRRAPEANGESKKCSYTFLVPEQKITGPICAARGYSTDKDRVTRLDVAAVRDLLSKQRREMETLKLVVDVDGNLVNEMKLLRKESRNMNSRVTQLYMQLLHEIIRKRDNSLELAQLETRILNATTESLRLASRYRELETKYAALSAVVNNQSVLIGTLEERCMQVYSRRHEQPPMGPPLVQVVPENIPVNVPRFTNEIQRDNTRGFARERGSRSGPSPTSGTLEVQKPPHRNFSAEGPFRDCLEAQEAGHSTSGMYLIRPDEAERPVQVWCEQDIDNGGWTVIQSRRDGSINFFRNWDNYKSGFGNIDGEYWLGLEGIYNLGRQGDYKLLVELEDWMGKKVYAQYSSFHLEPESEGYRLRLGTYQGNAGDSLTSHNGKQFTTLDRDKDAFSGNCAHFHKGGWWYNACGQTNLNGVWYTGGVYRSKFQDGIFWADYGGGFYSMKSVRMLIRPID from the exons ATGGGACCTGGAACATGGAGTCTGTTTATTCTGTTGGGTCTGTCCTTCTGGAGCAACAGCCTAGCCCTCACCAAGAGCCCCATCTTCTCCCGGATACGAAGAGCTCCAGAGGCCAACGGAGAAAGCAAGAAGTGCTCCTACACGTTCCTGGTCCCTGAGCAAAAGATCACAGGACCAATTTGTGCTGCCCGTGGTTATTCAACCGACAAGGACCGAGTGACACGCCTGGATGTGGCTGCGGTACGCGACCTTCTGTCAAAGCAGCGTCGGGAGATGGAGACTTTGAAGCTGGTGGTGGATGTGGATGGCAACTTGgtaaatgaaatgaagctgttgaggaaagagagcaggaacatgaaCTCCAGAGTGACCCAGCTCtacatgcagctgctgcacgAGATCATCAGGAAAAGGGACAACTCTCTGGAGCTAGCACAGCTGGAGACACGAATCCTCAATGCCACCACTGAGTCCCTGCGCTTGGCCTCCCGGTACAGGGAACTGGAGACCAAATACGCAGCCCTGTCTGCAGTAGTGAACAACCAGTCAGTGCTGATTGGGACGCTGGAGGAGCGTTGTATGCAGGTTTACAGCCGAAGGCATGAGCAGCCACCCATGGGACCTCCACTTGTGCAGGTGGTGCCTGAGAACATTCCTGTTAATGTGCCACGCTTTACTAATGAGATCCAAAGGGACAACACCCGAGGGTTTGCCCGAGAAAGGGGCTCTCGCTCTGGACCATCACCCACAAGTGGCACCCTAGAAGTTCAGAAACCTCCACACAGAAACTTCAGTGCTGAAG GCCCGTTCAGGGACTGTCTTGAGGCGCAGGAAGCCGGCCACAGCACCAGCGGCATGTACCTGATCAGACCAGATGAAGCAGAGAGGCCAGTGCAGGTCTGGTGTGAACAGGATATTGACAATGGAGGCTGGACTGTGATCCAGAGCAGGAGAGACGGATCCATTAACTTCTTCAGGAACTGGGATAACTACAAG AGTGGCTTTGGCAACATAGATGGGGAATACTGGCTCGGTCTGGAAGGCATCTACAACCTGGGGAGGCAGGGAGACTACAAGTTGCTGGTGGAACTGGAAGACTGGATGGGCAAAAAGGTCTACGCTCAGTACAGCAGTTTCCATCTGGAGCCTGAGAGTGAGGGTTACCGCCTGCGGCTGGGCACCTACCAGGGCAACGCCGGGGACTCCCTAACCAGTCACAACGGCAAACAGTTCACTACTCTTGATCGAGACAAGGATGCCTTCTCAG GTAATTGTGCCCATTTCCATAAAGGAGGCTGGTGGTACAACGCTTGTGGCCAAACCAATCTCAACGGTGTCTGGTACACCGGAGGTGTTTACCGCAGCAAATTCCAAGATGGGATCTTCTGGGCTGACTATGGTGGAGGCTTCTACTCTATGAAGTCTGTCCGTATGCTGATCAGGCCCATAGACTGA